A genomic region of Nostoc sp. UHCC 0702 contains the following coding sequences:
- a CDS encoding TIGR02652 family protein, which yields MMNPGLQYPIFGPEIQCPHCRQTIPALTLTDTYLCPRHGAFEANPKNGELIHLQSGRHWRRWNNEWYRQHTHPDGIRFEIHEALDKLYTQGYRATRVIIARRYQELMSGYLERSTPWRSGQPEASSARLYGLPVEFSPDSSEDPSWEVINFDLEKEPGVPVRYPYFRLFE from the coding sequence ATGATGAATCCAGGCTTGCAGTACCCCATATTTGGCCCCGAAATTCAGTGCCCCCACTGTCGTCAGACTATTCCGGCACTGACACTAACTGATACTTATTTGTGTCCGCGTCATGGCGCTTTTGAAGCTAATCCGAAAAATGGAGAATTGATCCATCTCCAGTCTGGGCGTCATTGGCGGAGGTGGAATAATGAATGGTATAGACAACATACTCATCCCGATGGCATTCGCTTTGAAATTCACGAAGCGCTAGATAAGTTATATACTCAGGGCTACCGAGCAACACGAGTAATTATTGCTAGACGTTATCAGGAATTGATGAGTGGCTATTTAGAACGCAGCACACCTTGGCGTTCTGGACAGCCGGAAGCCTCATCTGCGCGTCTTTATGGCTTACCTGTAGAATTTAGCCCCGACTCTTCAGAAGATCCTTCCTGGGAAGTGATTAATTTTGATTTGGAGAAGGAGCCAGGAGTTCCTGTACGCTACCCTTATTTCAGGTTATTTGAGTAG
- a CDS encoding gamma carbonic anhydrase family protein gives MSTASYWPSPDFSQAAFVAANAVVIGSVNIAAGASIWYAAVVRADVERIDIGECTNIQDGAILHGDPGLPTILEDHVTVGHRAVVHSAHIERGTLIGIGAVILDGVRVGAGSIIGAGAVVTKDVPPLSLVVGIPGKVLRKVTDTEAAELIEHAERYKKLALVHAGKGSDIGFN, from the coding sequence GTGTCTACTGCTTCTTACTGGCCATCTCCCGATTTTTCCCAAGCAGCCTTTGTTGCAGCCAATGCTGTTGTTATCGGTTCGGTAAACATCGCCGCAGGGGCAAGCATTTGGTATGCAGCCGTAGTTCGGGCTGATGTGGAGCGGATTGACATTGGCGAATGTACAAACATTCAAGATGGAGCAATTCTACATGGCGACCCAGGTTTACCAACAATCTTAGAAGATCATGTCACTGTAGGGCATCGTGCTGTGGTACATTCCGCCCACATTGAACGTGGCACTTTGATTGGCATTGGCGCAGTGATTTTAGATGGGGTACGAGTGGGTGCTGGTAGCATTATTGGCGCTGGTGCAGTGGTAACTAAGGATGTACCCCCCTTATCTCTTGTAGTCGGGATTCCTGGAAAAGTGTTACGTAAAGTAACAGACACCGAAGCCGCAGAACTAATTGAACACGCCGAACGTTACAAAAAGTTAGCTTTGGTTCATGCTGGTAAGGGGAGTGATATTGGCTTTAATTAG
- a CDS encoding photosystem II protein Y, producing MDGIDFRVVIVLAPVIIAASWAVFNIGAAALRQIQGFLDKEA from the coding sequence ATGGATGGTATTGATTTTCGTGTAGTGATCGTTTTAGCACCAGTGATTATTGCTGCTAGCTGGGCTGTATTTAATATTGGCGCTGCTGCTTTAAGGCAAATTCAAGGCTTTTTGGATAAAGAAGCCTAA
- a CDS encoding bifunctional folylpolyglutamate synthase/dihydrofolate synthase, translated as MDIDSLLQSFQRFGVHLGLYRIVKLLANLGNPHHQVPIIHVAGSNGKGSVCAYLSSVLTEAGYRTGRYISPHLVDWTERICLNEQPISSEALSQLLQQVQAAIRPDEESPTQFEVITAAAWLYFAQQQVDVAVIEVGLGGRLDATNVCSKPLVSVITSISREHWQQLGPTVADIAREKAGILKPGCPAVIGPLPPDALLVVRSRIQELQCPIVTPQPARQIAFGWAEYQTSKSDWGLGTGDWGLVEDTKTIKYPLPLQGQIQLTNSAIALATLEILQKQGWQISEEAIINGMVKTKWPGRMQWITWRNQKLLIDGAHNPAAAQVLRDYVDTLDTQTVTWVIGMLSTKEHADIFKALLRPNDRLYLVPVPDHSSAEPVELANLAGEICPELSLCQTDVNLLSALESAFALKNTLVVLCGSLYLIGHFLRINNGE; from the coding sequence GTGGATATCGATTCTTTACTACAATCATTTCAACGCTTTGGTGTCCATCTGGGACTCTATCGCATTGTCAAACTCTTGGCAAATCTCGGCAACCCCCATCACCAAGTTCCAATAATTCACGTTGCTGGTAGTAATGGCAAAGGTTCAGTCTGTGCCTATCTTTCCTCAGTACTCACTGAGGCTGGTTATCGTACAGGACGCTACATTTCTCCGCATTTAGTCGATTGGACGGAACGCATTTGTCTGAATGAACAGCCGATTTCTTCAGAGGCATTGAGCCAATTATTACAGCAAGTGCAAGCGGCGATTCGTCCTGATGAAGAATCACCAACTCAGTTTGAAGTAATTACCGCAGCAGCTTGGTTGTATTTTGCCCAGCAGCAAGTTGATGTAGCAGTGATAGAAGTCGGGTTAGGAGGGCGCTTAGATGCTACCAATGTCTGTTCAAAGCCTTTGGTTAGCGTCATCACTTCCATTAGCCGCGAACATTGGCAGCAACTAGGCCCTACTGTGGCTGACATTGCTAGAGAAAAAGCAGGTATTCTCAAACCTGGATGTCCTGCTGTGATTGGGCCATTGCCACCGGATGCTCTTTTAGTTGTGCGATCGCGTATTCAAGAATTACAATGCCCAATTGTGACACCGCAACCTGCACGTCAAATCGCTTTTGGTTGGGCAGAATATCAAACAAGTAAAAGCGACTGGGGATTAGGAACTGGGGACTGGGGATTGGTTGAAGATACTAAAACAATTAAATATCCTCTACCATTACAGGGACAAATTCAACTAACTAATTCAGCTATAGCTTTAGCCACTTTAGAAATTCTCCAAAAACAAGGTTGGCAGATTTCTGAAGAAGCCATAATCAACGGTATGGTAAAAACCAAATGGCCAGGGCGAATGCAATGGATTACTTGGAGAAACCAAAAATTATTAATTGATGGCGCTCATAATCCTGCCGCTGCCCAAGTTTTGCGTGATTATGTAGATACCCTAGATACCCAAACAGTAACTTGGGTGATAGGAATGCTTTCTACTAAAGAACATGCTGATATTTTCAAAGCTTTACTACGACCAAATGACCGATTATATTTAGTGCCAGTACCAGATCATAGTTCAGCCGAGCCAGTTGAATTAGCAAATCTAGCTGGTGAAATTTGCCCTGAATTAAGCCTTTGTCAAACAGATGTAAATTTATTATCAGCACTAGAATCAGCTTTTGCTTTAAAAAATACTTTAGTGGTTTTGTGTGGTTCCCTCTATTTAATAGGACATTTTTTAAGAATAAATAATGGGGAATAG
- a CDS encoding sugar ABC transporter substrate-binding protein, protein MIQLRKFKQLAALALIGLLTSWMISCSPEPNRPPTPTIEFWTMQLKPQFTDYFQSLIANFQSQNPGIKVNWQDIPWSAMENKILTAVSANTPPDVVNLNPDFASQLAGRNAWLDLDTKVPNEVRSSYLPNIWKASTLNGKSFGVPWYLTTRLTIYNTDLLKQAGITKVPSTYGELAQAAQQIKDKTGKYAFFVTFVPQDSGEVMESLVQMGVTLVNTEGKAAFNSSQGKAAFQYWVDMYKKGLLPKEALTQGHRHAIDLYQAGETAFLASGPEFLKTIANNAPKVAQASAIAPQLTGDTGKKNVAVMNIVVPRATKNPDAAVKFALFVTNDENQLAFAKAANVLPSTVKALSDSYFKDVPATASTVEKARVISAKQLQQAEILTPTLKDFNKLQKAIYENLQAAMLGEKTVDKAVEDAAQEWNNR, encoded by the coding sequence ATGATTCAATTGCGAAAATTTAAACAACTGGCTGCTTTGGCACTCATTGGCTTATTAACCAGTTGGATGATAAGTTGTAGCCCTGAGCCTAATCGTCCGCCCACGCCAACTATTGAGTTTTGGACGATGCAACTCAAACCTCAATTTACCGATTACTTCCAAAGCCTAATTGCGAATTTTCAATCGCAAAATCCAGGTATAAAGGTTAACTGGCAAGATATACCTTGGTCTGCTATGGAGAACAAAATTTTAACAGCTGTCTCAGCAAATACGCCACCTGATGTTGTTAATTTAAATCCAGATTTTGCTTCCCAACTTGCTGGACGAAATGCCTGGTTGGATCTAGATACAAAAGTCCCAAATGAAGTCCGTTCCTCCTATCTACCAAATATCTGGAAAGCAAGTACACTCAATGGCAAGAGTTTTGGAGTTCCCTGGTATCTCACCACAAGGTTAACCATTTATAACACTGATTTATTAAAACAGGCAGGTATCACTAAAGTACCTAGCACTTACGGAGAACTAGCACAGGCGGCGCAACAAATTAAAGATAAGACTGGCAAATATGCCTTTTTTGTGACGTTTGTACCGCAGGATTCCGGTGAGGTGATGGAATCATTGGTACAAATGGGAGTGACTCTAGTAAATACCGAGGGTAAAGCAGCTTTTAACTCATCACAAGGGAAAGCAGCGTTTCAGTATTGGGTAGATATGTACAAAAAAGGGTTACTACCAAAAGAGGCCTTAACACAGGGACATCGCCATGCAATTGATTTATACCAAGCTGGAGAGACAGCGTTCTTGGCTTCTGGGCCAGAGTTTCTCAAAACCATTGCTAATAATGCCCCAAAAGTTGCTCAAGCGTCAGCCATAGCACCCCAACTTACAGGTGATACAGGTAAGAAAAATGTCGCTGTAATGAACATAGTTGTACCGCGTGCAACCAAAAATCCAGATGCGGCTGTTAAATTTGCTTTATTTGTCACCAATGACGAAAATCAGCTAGCTTTTGCGAAAGCTGCTAATGTCTTGCCATCCACAGTCAAAGCACTGTCTGATAGTTATTTTAAAGATGTGCCAGCAACAGCTTCAACAGTGGAAAAGGCAAGAGTTATTAGTGCCAAACAACTGCAACAAGCAGAAATTTTAACCCCGACATTGAAGGATTTTAACAAACTTCAAAAGGCAATTTACGAGAACTTACAAGCAGCAATGTTAGGGGAGAAAACTGTAGATAAAGCTGTAGAAGATGCAGCGCAAGAGTGGAATAATAGATAG
- a CDS encoding pilus assembly protein PilM yields the protein MVKSFNSLFGKSNKGVGIELAPERVNIVQLRKQRQGLKIESLTSVPVPEGIVADGQIADPAAMAQLIQQGLAESKIKVSRVATGVPGRDAIIRIIPVPAELDDKELREMVLNHEAGLYLPYPREEADVDYQKLGYFVDEDGIEKVRVLLVATRKEVTDTYISTFEQAGLQIDVLEISSFALIRTIREQLRQFGPEEAAVLVDIEFDSTEIAIIVNGVPQFTRTVPIGTYQLETALARSMSLPTSRDMELLQGMVITPTSIDGGKTGVTEINPSMAALLRVLGELTDELRRSIDFYLNQSENLEVAQIFLAGPGGGLQQLDEFFTQRLSLPATQVDPIGSLSLEVDAEKYPMVRRSGLGIVLGLGMREV from the coding sequence GTGGTAAAAAGCTTCAATAGTCTGTTTGGTAAATCTAATAAAGGGGTGGGCATTGAACTTGCACCAGAACGGGTGAATATAGTTCAACTACGTAAGCAGCGCCAAGGCTTGAAAATAGAATCCTTGACATCAGTACCAGTTCCAGAAGGCATTGTTGCTGATGGTCAAATAGCTGACCCCGCAGCAATGGCGCAATTAATTCAGCAAGGACTGGCTGAGAGTAAAATTAAGGTTTCTCGTGTTGCCACGGGTGTACCGGGACGAGATGCAATCATACGTATAATACCTGTACCAGCTGAATTAGATGATAAAGAACTGCGGGAAATGGTGTTAAACCATGAAGCAGGTTTGTATTTACCTTATCCTCGTGAAGAAGCTGATGTAGATTATCAGAAACTTGGGTATTTTGTAGATGAAGACGGTATTGAAAAGGTACGGGTACTTCTAGTTGCCACTCGTAAGGAGGTGACAGATACATATATTAGTACGTTTGAGCAGGCAGGATTGCAAATCGACGTTTTAGAGATTAGCAGTTTTGCCCTGATTCGGACAATTCGCGAACAACTGCGGCAATTTGGGCCAGAAGAAGCAGCAGTACTAGTTGATATAGAGTTCGACAGCACAGAAATAGCCATCATCGTTAATGGAGTGCCGCAATTTACGCGCACCGTACCTATTGGTACATATCAACTGGAAACAGCTTTAGCCAGATCAATGAGTTTACCCACCTCTCGTGATATGGAACTGTTACAGGGAATGGTTATTACCCCAACTTCCATAGATGGTGGAAAAACTGGCGTTACAGAAATTAATCCTAGTATGGCAGCCTTGTTGAGAGTCTTAGGAGAACTCACAGATGAACTGCGCCGTTCCATCGATTTTTACCTCAATCAAAGTGAAAATTTGGAGGTAGCGCAGATTTTCCTAGCTGGCCCAGGAGGCGGACTGCAACAGCTAGATGAGTTTTTTACTCAAAGATTGAGCTTGCCTGCCACTCAGGTAGATCCTATTGGATCTTTATCCTTGGAAGTCGATGCAGAAAAGTACCCGATGGTACGACGTTCTGGCTTAGGGATAGTACTTGGTCTAGGCATGAGGGAGGTGTAA
- a CDS encoding PilN domain-containing protein codes for MYSLDINFLKDRPIYQDNPGKKPGIKLPSGSLTPIYIGVTLGLCLPVFVATGWWILQAKNSELEQNIAQLDQESKKLDAEIGNINKIREETKKIKAETQSLVTVFDQIRPWSAMLQDLRDRIPATVQINNVKQIPPTPAAEGKPPNNPAGGIEINGLARSYNDVNDFLLVLQQSRFLKSSESKIISANLVDAPLPPTSRTSTTVPIKPPQIVNYTIQSSLSDVPASELIRELEQKGTVGLVTRIRTMQQIGVIPK; via the coding sequence ATGTACAGTTTAGATATTAACTTTCTTAAAGACCGCCCAATTTACCAGGATAACCCTGGGAAAAAGCCAGGAATTAAACTTCCATCTGGAAGCTTAACACCGATTTATATAGGAGTTACTTTAGGTTTGTGTCTTCCAGTTTTTGTGGCAACTGGTTGGTGGATTTTGCAAGCGAAAAATAGTGAATTGGAGCAGAATATAGCACAACTAGATCAGGAGAGCAAGAAATTAGATGCAGAAATAGGAAATATTAATAAAATCCGCGAAGAGACGAAAAAAATTAAAGCAGAAACACAAAGTTTAGTCACTGTATTTGACCAGATTCGTCCTTGGTCAGCGATGTTGCAAGATTTACGCGATCGCATACCAGCAACAGTGCAAATTAATAATGTTAAGCAAATTCCACCCACACCAGCAGCAGAAGGGAAACCACCAAATAATCCTGCTGGGGGAATTGAAATTAACGGATTGGCTCGCTCTTATAATGATGTCAACGATTTTCTGCTGGTACTGCAACAGTCTCGGTTCTTGAAGTCCTCAGAAAGCAAAATTATCTCAGCAAACTTAGTAGATGCACCATTACCGCCAACTTCCAGGACATCCACTACTGTACCAATCAAACCACCTCAAATCGTTAATTACACTATTCAATCGAGTCTAAGTGATGTTCCCGCTTCTGAGTTAATCCGAGAGTTAGAGCAAAAGGGTACAGTAGGTTTAGTGACTCGTATTCGCACTATGCAACAGATAGGAGTCATTCCAAAATGA
- a CDS encoding pilus assembly protein PilO, which produces MTVSDDFNFAEQAGELNSETPGNFVLFGITFTPKIIGILAGLFGTAGAVYILLNMVMPAWDNYQQQQVKSGELQGQLDQKRASIKQADKVKKEQDEAKQQKSQILGLFANQKTFYTLLLDLNRLVESGNAQTPVNGVRAKLQKFTPSSQEAEIITDSSLGPLVNGQLKRSSVNLEIVGTYEQTQSIIRNIERLQPLLIVKDYQSALAPPDPLRIAGPAQITTSFQLQALMPLTPEDIAAAKAAAPKK; this is translated from the coding sequence ATGACGGTAAGTGATGATTTCAATTTTGCAGAACAAGCCGGGGAATTAAATTCAGAAACACCAGGTAACTTTGTTCTATTTGGTATTACCTTCACCCCGAAAATTATTGGTATTCTGGCAGGGTTATTTGGAACTGCTGGAGCAGTTTATATACTGCTAAATATGGTGATGCCAGCTTGGGATAACTATCAACAACAGCAAGTGAAAAGCGGCGAGCTGCAAGGACAACTTGACCAAAAGAGAGCCTCTATCAAACAAGCTGACAAGGTAAAAAAAGAACAAGACGAAGCAAAGCAACAAAAAAGCCAAATTTTAGGTTTATTTGCTAATCAGAAAACTTTCTATACCTTGCTATTGGACTTGAATCGCTTGGTTGAGTCTGGCAATGCTCAAACTCCTGTTAATGGAGTCAGAGCCAAACTACAGAAGTTTACGCCATCTTCACAAGAAGCAGAAATAATTACTGATAGTTCTCTAGGGCCACTGGTCAACGGTCAACTCAAACGCAGCAGTGTAAATCTCGAAATAGTGGGAACTTATGAACAAACACAATCCATTATTCGTAATATCGAGCGTTTACAGCCTTTGTTAATAGTTAAAGACTATCAATCAGCATTGGCTCCACCAGATCCGCTGAGAATAGCAGGGCCAGCACAGATTACTACATCGTTCCAACTACAGGCATTGATGCCCCTTACTCCAGAGGACATAGCTGCCGCTAAAGCAGCAGCACCCAAGAAGTAA
- a CDS encoding AMIN domain-containing protein, protein MKQLHGNSLILGAAAFVFLAAQPAWAQTTQINQVQLNPVDGGLSVILKTTTGDRPQVFTTKRGKTLVTDIINTQLRLPQGNNFRQDNPAPGIASVEIGQLDANSVRVTVTGSNDTPGNQPVVRQQNAITLGFTPSAGTTASAPTPTTPVTPTTPTAPPASTPVQSGTKPDVLVPNPEVTIDGKVAQAAGPGQPVSQAPPFLPRAVAPPVGDIAISTSDASPSNIDLGTQERVPRLVLRDAPVREVLSLLARAAGLNLAYVGGAAAGGQSTGGQQATPANDGQTISLDIENEPVQDVFNYVLQISGLEANRSGRTIFVGTKLPNATRDMVMRSLRLNQVTVGVALNYLVGMGAETAVSRERQVTSVSAVPVGAGASPITQTQTTTETRLEMQRADFKDSNPLLRGLQALGDERTNSLTLIGPARLVEMAMGQLTQLDIRRRQVAVNVRIIDVNLLNTHDYNASFSFGIGKNFFTSDSGAASLNFGGSRPATGAEATNSVTSTPVIANPITGQPFLEPNSSVSIPGTTPGTVVVDANGNITRIENPGSGSFYRPVAPTGDPLQPGFSDITPATDNIITRNADGTSSITQGTLGSATTSLPSLFQFPKRLLASLQAQVQSGNAKILTDPTLIVQEGQTANVNLTQEVVGNIKREIVRDANLATETISAEKDQVGLTLAVKVERIDDNGFVSLSVAPVVKAPQAPATINVGGGGSQQIFLVSERSLNSGLIRLRDGQTLILSGIIQDSDRTSVSKIPILGDLPLIGSLFRSTNRQNQRNEVIVLLTPQIMDDTENSAYGYNYTPSPQVRDILERRGLNTPKR, encoded by the coding sequence GTGAAACAGCTTCACGGTAATAGTTTAATATTGGGTGCTGCCGCTTTCGTCTTTTTGGCAGCTCAACCAGCATGGGCACAGACTACTCAAATTAATCAAGTACAGCTAAATCCAGTTGATGGCGGACTTAGCGTTATTTTGAAAACAACCACAGGCGATCGCCCGCAAGTTTTCACGACAAAAAGAGGTAAAACCTTAGTTACAGATATTATTAATACTCAACTGCGCTTACCGCAAGGTAATAATTTCCGTCAAGATAACCCCGCTCCCGGAATTGCCTCAGTTGAAATCGGTCAGCTTGATGCCAATAGCGTTCGTGTGACTGTGACTGGCAGTAACGACACACCTGGCAATCAGCCTGTGGTACGACAGCAAAACGCCATTACCCTCGGTTTTACGCCCTCGGCAGGTACTACAGCATCAGCACCAACACCCACAACACCCGTAACACCAACAACACCAACAGCGCCGCCTGCTTCTACACCAGTCCAGTCTGGTACGAAGCCGGATGTTCTCGTCCCTAACCCAGAAGTCACAATTGACGGCAAAGTTGCTCAGGCAGCTGGGCCAGGTCAACCTGTCAGCCAAGCTCCTCCTTTCTTACCTAGAGCCGTCGCCCCACCAGTAGGAGATATTGCCATTTCTACATCTGATGCTTCTCCTAGCAACATTGACTTGGGTACTCAGGAGCGCGTTCCCCGTTTAGTATTGCGAGATGCACCAGTGCGTGAAGTGTTATCACTGCTTGCTCGTGCTGCGGGTTTAAATCTGGCTTACGTAGGAGGCGCAGCAGCAGGGGGCCAATCTACTGGAGGTCAGCAAGCTACTCCTGCAAATGACGGACAAACAATCTCCCTAGATATAGAAAATGAGCCAGTGCAAGATGTTTTTAACTACGTCTTGCAAATAAGTGGTTTAGAAGCTAATCGCAGTGGTAGGACTATTTTTGTGGGAACTAAGCTACCCAATGCCACCCGTGATATGGTTATGCGTAGTCTGCGACTTAATCAAGTAACAGTCGGGGTCGCCCTCAACTATTTGGTTGGAATGGGAGCAGAAACTGCCGTTAGTCGTGAACGTCAAGTTACCAGCGTTAGTGCTGTGCCTGTGGGCGCTGGAGCATCTCCAATCACCCAAACTCAAACGACCACAGAAACCAGACTGGAAATGCAACGCGCTGATTTTAAAGACTCTAATCCATTACTTAGAGGTTTACAGGCATTAGGAGACGAGCGCACTAATTCCCTGACTTTAATTGGGCCTGCGAGGTTAGTTGAGATGGCAATGGGTCAACTCACTCAGCTTGATATCCGCCGTCGTCAAGTAGCAGTCAACGTCAGAATTATCGATGTTAATTTGTTGAACACCCATGACTACAACGCTAGCTTTTCTTTTGGCATTGGCAAGAACTTCTTCACTAGTGATAGCGGTGCAGCATCTCTGAATTTTGGCGGTTCGAGACCAGCTACTGGTGCTGAAGCGACAAACAGTGTAACTAGTACACCAGTGATCGCAAATCCAATTACAGGACAGCCTTTCCTTGAGCCAAATAGCTCTGTATCGATTCCAGGAACTACCCCAGGTACAGTAGTAGTAGACGCTAACGGCAACATCACTAGAATTGAAAACCCAGGAAGTGGCTCTTTCTATAGACCTGTTGCCCCTACTGGAGACCCCCTACAACCAGGTTTTTCTGATATTACTCCGGCAACTGATAATATTATTACCAGGAACGCTGATGGCACGTCGAGTATCACACAAGGGACTCTTGGTTCAGCTACTACATCTCTTCCCTCTTTATTCCAGTTCCCCAAACGTCTTTTAGCTAGCTTGCAGGCTCAGGTACAAAGTGGCAACGCCAAGATTTTGACTGACCCAACCTTAATTGTGCAAGAAGGGCAAACAGCTAATGTCAACCTCACTCAAGAAGTGGTAGGCAATATTAAAAGGGAAATAGTTCGCGACGCGAATCTTGCCACAGAAACAATTTCAGCTGAGAAAGACCAAGTAGGTTTAACCCTAGCTGTGAAAGTTGAGCGGATTGACGATAACGGTTTTGTTTCTCTATCGGTAGCTCCTGTTGTCAAAGCGCCCCAAGCTCCAGCTACTATCAATGTTGGAGGGGGCGGTAGCCAACAAATATTTTTGGTGTCTGAGCGCTCCCTTAATTCTGGCTTGATTCGCCTGCGAGATGGTCAGACCCTAATTCTCTCAGGCATCATTCAAGATTCAGATCGCACAAGTGTCTCCAAAATCCCTATCTTAGGCGATCTTCCGCTCATTGGTTCGCTGTTTAGAAGTACAAATAGACAAAACCAGCGCAATGAGGTGATTGTCTTGCTTACACCTCAGATTATGGATGATACAGAGAACTCGGCCTATGGCTATAATTACACCCCTAGCCCACAGGTGCGGGACATTCTTGAACGTCGTGGTTTGAACACGCCTAA